The Nostoc sp. NIES-3756 DNA window TACTAGATAGTCTCATCGCCTCCCAAGCCATTGACCCATCCCGTATCATCTTGTCTGGTTTCAGCTTAGGTACGGCTGGGGCTTGGCATATCGCTGCTTCTCATCCTGGTCGCTTTGCTGGTTTGGTAGCTGTATCAGGTCGCGCACCTAAGACATTAGAAGCAGACCAACTAGCAGCGCTCAAGGAAATTCCTATCCAGATTTTCCAAGGTGGTAAGGATGAAAAACTGTTAGTTGAGGATACACAGCAGATTGTTGATACCTTGCGTGCAGCTGGCGCAACAGTAGATTTTACTGTACTACCTGATGGCGACCATTTCATAGCTGATGAAGTATATGGTGATTCCCAGTTGCAACAATGGCTGATTGCTCAACAGCGTCGCGCTTCTGTAGCTGTGTAATACGTTTATATTTGTGAGATGATGAGTAAAATCATCAAAGTCATACTTCATACTAGCCAACACCGTACTTTCGGCTTAATTAATGTCAGACTCTCGCCAGGAAATCAGAATTTGTTTTATTGGTGAATCCTTTGTCAATGGCACGGGTGATCCTGAGTTTCTGGGTTGGACTGGTAGAGTCTGCCGCAATGCTGAGTCCCAAAAGTATGCCATCACTTATTACAACTTGGGAGTACGGGCTGAGACGAGTCGGTATCTAAAAGAACGTTGGCGCTGGGAAGTCTCCTATCGTCTGCCTGTAGAGTACGATGGACGAGTGGTGTTTTCCTTTGGTGTCAACGATTCAGGCTGGGCTGGGCAAAAACAGGGAATTACACTAGCAGAGTCTATCGCTAATACTCGCAGCATTCTTACACAAGCAAATCAACTCTATCCTACTTTGATGGTCGGGCCGCCACCTTGTGGTGATGACGATCAAGAAACAAGAAATCAAACTATTGCCAAGTTCTCACAAGAGTTTGCTTCTGTTTGTCAAGAGATAGGTGTTCCTTATCTTGATGTATTTTCTAGTTTGGTGAACTCACCAGTTTGGTTAACAGAAGCAAAAGCCAATGATGGCGCTCACCCTAAAGCAAATGGTTATGCGGAATTTGCAGCGTTAGTACAAAACTGGGAAGGTTGGTTAAATTGGTTCCCGGCTGAGTAACTGGGTTAATCGCCCTCTAATTAAAAATTGCGTTTATCAAGCAATAATAATCATGACATTACCAACAACTAAACTTGGTCGTACTGGACTGACCGTTTCTCGTCTGTGTCTTGGCACAATGACCTTTGGATTGCAGACAGATGAAGAAACTTCCAGACGGATTCTCGATACAGCCGCCGATGCTGGGATTAACTTTCTGGATACAGCCGATGTTTATCCTTTGGGTGGTGGGTTGACTACTGCTGGTAGCACTGAGGAAATCATTGGACGTTGGCTCAAAGGCAAACGCGAACATTTTATATTGGCGACTAAGGCTGTGGGAAAAGT harbors:
- a CDS encoding carboxylesterase family protein, with product MPVEQRPQDNNNGSLPYLFAPAANDVSKPAPLVLFLHGARDRGTDLNVLLKWGLPRFVDSSSALPYFFAAPQLPEGQTWVDREADVIALLDSLIASQAIDPSRIILSGFSLGTAGAWHIAASHPGRFAGLVAVSGRAPKTLEADQLAALKEIPIQIFQGGKDEKLLVEDTQQIVDTLRAAGATVDFTVLPDGDHFIADEVYGDSQLQQWLIAQQRRASVAV
- a CDS encoding GDSL-type esterase/lipase family protein produces the protein MSDSRQEIRICFIGESFVNGTGDPEFLGWTGRVCRNAESQKYAITYYNLGVRAETSRYLKERWRWEVSYRLPVEYDGRVVFSFGVNDSGWAGQKQGITLAESIANTRSILTQANQLYPTLMVGPPPCGDDDQETRNQTIAKFSQEFASVCQEIGVPYLDVFSSLVNSPVWLTEAKANDGAHPKANGYAEFAALVQNWEGWLNWFPAE